The genome window TTTCCAGGAGGAACTGATCATGCACAGGTTTTACACGGATCCTGCCCGCTCTTCCGGAGATCTCGTTTTCCTTGCGGAGGAAGACGCGCGCCATGCCCTGTCCGTACTGCGCCTGAAAGCCGGGCAGGCTGTTGAGGTTTTCCTGGAAGGACAACGTTATGATGCGGAAATTACATCTGCGGACCGCGACGGCGTCTGTGTGAAACTGCTTTCCCAACTCCCATCCACAGAAGCGGCCCTGTCCGTCACCCTTTACCAGGGCCTGCCTAAATCTGACAAAATGGATTTCATCGTCCAGAAGGCCGTGGAACTGGGTGTCACACGGATCGTTCCCGTCATCATGAGCCGCTGCGTTGTGAAGCTGAATCCGAAGGACGCGTCCCACAAGCTGGAACGATGGCGTAAGATCGCCCGGGAAGCCGGCAAACAGTGCGGCCGCTGCATTACCCCTGAGATCACCGAACCCTGTACGCTTTCTTCCCTTCCTTCCCTTCCTGCTTTCCCGGATGTCAATATCGTTCCCTGGGAAGAGAGTGAAGGACACGGTCCCCTGGCTTTCAGCAGATCCCATCCCGGCCTGTCCTCACTGGGTATCCTGATCGGGCCGGAGGGCGGGATTGACCGGGATGAAATCGCTGTCCTGAATCAGTCCGGTTTTATCCCTGTCACGCTGGGCAAAAGAATCCTGCGTACGGAAACAGCCGGCCTGGCTGCAGTCGCGTCTTTGATGGCGCTTTATGGAGAAATGGAATAAACATGAAAACGATCGCCGCCCACACCCTTGGATGTAAAGTCAATCAGTATGATACGGAAGCTATGCTGGAACTGTTCCGGCACAGCGGATATAGTATTGTGCCCATGGATGGTGACGCGGATGTTTACCTGGTGAATACCTGTACGGTAACCGGTACAGGAGATAAAAAATCCCTGCAGCTGATCCGTCGTATCCGCAGGGAGCATCCTGCCGCCGGGCTGATCGTCTGCGGATGCATGGCCCAGCAGCGCGGTGAGGATCTTCTTTCCCTCGGAGCTGACCTGGTCCTGGGAACCCAGCGCCGGAATGAAGTGGTTAAACTGTATGATCAGGTGTCCCGTTCCTGTCATCCCCTTTGTGCCGTGGAGCCGCTGAAAAAGGGCCAGCCCTTCGAAAACCTGACCATCACGGAACAGATGGAACACACCCGGGCTGTACTGAAGATCCAGGAAGGCTGCGATAATCACTGTTCCTACTGTATTATCCCGTCCGTCCGCGGACCCATCCGTTCCCGGACCCTGGATGATATACAGGCGGAAGTGAATCGCCTGGCTGAGGCGGGATACCGGGAGATCGTGCTGACCGGCATCCATCTCTGCTCCTACGGGCGAGACCTGGATCCTTCCTTTACCCTGCTGGATGTCATCAGGCTGATCCAGGAAACAGACGGGATCCTGAGGATCAGGCTCGGTTCCCTGGAACCCGTCATCGCTACGCCTGAATTTGCTTCCGAGTTGAAAAAGGCGGATAAGATCTGTCCCCAGTTCCACCTGGCCCTCCAGGCGGGATGTGACACCGTCCTGGCAAGGATGAGACGCCGCTATAATACAACCCAGTACCTGCGCGGCGTGGAAAATCTCCGCCGTGAGTTTCCGCACGCAGCCTTTACCACCGATATCCTGACCGGATTCCCCGGTGAAACGGAAGAAGAGTTTGCGGAAACCAAAGCATTCATTGAGAAGATAGGCTTTGCCCGTATCCATGTTTTTCCCTATTCTTCCCGTCCCGGAACCCCTGCCGCGGATATGCCCGGTCAGCTGTCTTCTGCGGAAAAGGAAAAACGGGCACGGGAGCTGATTGCCCTCGGCGGACGGGTCGCGAAAGATTACCTTTCCTCTTGGATCGGCCTGGAAACAGACCTTCTGCCTGAGGAGATGGTTGACGGATGCTGGGAAGGCTACACGCCCGAATACATCCGTGTGCGCCTGGAACACGGGGACTGCCGGTCCGGTGTGCCCGTTCGTGTCAGGCTTCTGAACGCTGGTTCCCGCGTCATGTGCGGTGAGCTGATAAAAGAATCTGAATGAAAAGGATGAGGTACGTTATGGAAAATTGTCTCTTCTGCAAAATCATCAGCGGTGAGATTCCCTCTCAGAAAGTCTATGAGAATGAATATGTCTATGCGTTCCGTGATATCAATCCGCAGGCGCCTGTCCACGTCCTGGTGATTCCGAAGAAGCATGTAAGCTCCCTGGATGATACCGCCGGATCCACGGATACCGAACTGGCGGAATGCCTGCGTGCCATTCGCGTTATTGCCGCTCATGAAAACCTGGCCGGCGGATACCGCGTCGTTTCCAACTGCGGCGACGATGCCTGCCAGTCTGTCCATCACCTGCATTTCCATATTCTCGGCGGCCGGAAGATGGCGGAACAGATGGCCTGAGAAACGTTTTCCGGAAAAAAAGTTGACTATACCGGTTAATGGCTGTATAATAATATACGGTTTTCGGTTTTCTTTAATACCGCAGGCCATTGTATTGAGCGAGGGGAGGGATAACAAGTGTCCGAGGTTCGTATCCGCGAAAATGAGTCCCTGGAAAGTGCGCTCAAACGGTTTAAGCGGCAGTGCGCCCGCAGCGGCGTTCTCCAGGAAGTGCGTAAACGCGAGCATTATGAAAAGCCCAGCGTTAAGCGTAAGAAAAAAGCTGAAGCCGCCCGTAAGCGCAAATGGTGATGTAGCAAAACTCCCTTCTCTTCGGAGAAGGGTTTTTTTGTTGCCTTTTTTTGCTTTCGCGCATGGAAATATATCCTCTCTGAGCCTTGTCATACAAGACTTCATCTGCTATAATACAAATTAGTTTCTGAAGAAAAGAGGATGTCATGGTCTATTCGTTTGAGCTGATCAAACATGCAAATATACGTTATCGCGATTGTCTTTCTGTTCTTTCCCGTTGTGAGTTGTTTGCCATGCTTTCTTCCCTTGGTATTTCCTGTGAAATCCGGGAAGAGACCATGGGTGCTTCCCGTTTTCTGACCTTTGAATGCCGTCCCCTCTCTGATGGGGAGCTTACATTTCTTTCCGGTCACAGCTCCGTTGTTTTCATGGCTGAAAAACACGGTGATATGCTGAAACCCCTGCCTGTACTCACAGACGGATACCTGCCCGACGATCTTCCGGAGGTGCTGAAATACAAAGGGAAAACCAGCGCCTCCTTTACGCGCATGATGATCAATACAGCTGTTTCCCTTTCCGCCTTTCATGGACAGGAGCAGCCCCTCACCTTTCTGGATCCCCTCTGCGGGAAAGCCACCGGTTGTTTCTGCGCCGCTGTTGCCGGTATGAATGCCGTGGGCCTGGATATTAACAAAAAAGAGATTGGTGAGGCCGTTTCCTATTTTTCCCGTTATCTGAAGTTTCACAAGCTGAAACATACGGAACGTTCCGTTTCTGTCACAGCGAAGGGGCATTCCCTTCCTGTCTCTGAATTCATTTTTGCTGATACGAAGGAGCATTATCAGTCCGGTAATACCCGTCAGCTCAGGCTTGCCTGCTCGGACACAGCTGATTCCCCTTTCCTTTTCCGAAAGTCCCGCGCGCATATTATTGCGGCGGATCTTCCCTACGGCGTCCAGCACGCGCCCCGGGCCAATGGTAAAACGGATACCCTGCAGGGCTTCCTGGAACGCGGACTGCCTGTCTGGAAAAAGTGTCTGGAACCCGGCGGCGTGATCGCCCTCAGTTTTAATACCTTTACCCTGCCTTCGTCATCTGTCCGTTCCGCGCTGGAAAACGCCGGCTTTACCCTGCCGGATAATGATCTGTTTTACAGCCTGAAACACGAAGTCGAACAAGCGGTTATGCGGGATGTCATCTTTGCTTTCAATACACAGGAGGAATCTGTAAAATGACCTACAATGAACTCAATCAACTGACGGTACTTCAGCTGCGCAAACTCGCGAAAGAGAATTCGGTGGTTCTCGGCTCCGGAATTGATAAGGCCGGAATCATCGAAAAGCTTCTTCCTGTCCTTTCCGATGATGCGGAGCCCGCTCAGGCCGCCAATGAGGAAAGCACACTGGCGGAACCTAAGTACCAGGCTGCCTGGCACAATTCAGACGCCCCCAGGTACAGCGCCCGTCCGGCTTATCAGGCCCCGGGCACAGCACCCCGTCCTGCCTGGCAGAACACTTCTCCTTCCGGACAGCATATGACGCTGGAACAGCAGCATGTACAGCCCACCCGTCCGGGCGGATTTACTCCCCGCTTCGGTCCTGCTGCGGCCCAGCCGCCTGTACAGCATACAGCTTCCTCTGAAGAAAAAACAGAACAGCCCGCTGCCCCTGTCGCTTCCCCTATTCCGGAGAAGCGGATCGCGCGCGCGCCTGAAGCCGGTTTCGGTCCCCGTTCCTTCGGCCCGGGATCGACGCCTGTGCAGCGCTATCAGGAATCTTCCTTCCCTCCTGTTCCTTCGCAGGATTCCGGTATCCAGGCTCCCACGCTGGAGGAACTGCTTGCCGCCGGTGATTATGAAGAAGGCGGCGGCATCCTGGAACTTCATCCCGATGGATACGGTTTCCTTCGCAATACCAGTTTCCAGCCCTCCACCAAGGATATCTATGTCTCCATGGCACAGATCCGCCGTTTCGGACTGCGCACCGGTGATTTCATTAAAGGAAAGATCCGTCCCCAGCGTGAGGGCGATAAATACGCCGCGCTTCTGTATATTTCCAGTGTCAATGACATTCCGGAGGAAGAAGCCTTCAATCGTCCCGCTTTTGATGAACTGACGCCCGTCTATCCCAGCCGCAGGATCTCCCTGGAAAGCAAAGACGGCAAGTCTTTTCCGGATATGCGCCTTGTGGACCTGATCGCGCCTCTCGGTTTCGGCCAGCGCGGCCTGATGCTCTGTCCTCCCCAGACCGGCAAAACCGAAATCATGCAGCATTTCGCCTCTGTCGTCTGTGAAAACTATCCGGACGTTCATGTCCTCATGCTCATGATCGACGTCAATCCGGAGGATGTCACGGTCATCCGTGATTCCGTTCCCTGTACAGTGCTTGCTTCCACCTTTGACCAGCCGCCGGAAGCCCATCTCCGCCTGTCTGAGATCGTGCTGGAGCGCGCCATGCGCCTGGTTGAACAGAAGAAAGACGTTGTCTTGATCGTGGACAGCCTGACCCGCCTGGCGAAGATCTATACCACCGCAGCTGCCCAGCAGGGACGCAGCCTGCCCGGCATGGTCAATCCCTCCAGTCTTTTCCGCGCCAAGCGTCTCTTCGGCGCCGCCCGTTCCTGCAAGGAAGGCGGAAGCCTCACCGTTCTGGCCGCCATGGATATCGCCACCGGTTCCAAGGTGGATGATTCCGTTGTGGAGGAATTCAAGGGTACCGCCAACATGGAGCTGACCCTGGACCAGAATGTGGCCCGGGCCGGCGTAACACCCTCCCTGAACCTGCAGCAAAGCTATACCAAGAATTCCGATATCCTGCTGGACAGCCGCGAAAAGGAAGGCCTTTCCCTGATCCGTACCATGCTGGGAAACACTTCCTCCTCTGTGGCAATTCCCCAGCTGGTTTCCATGATGGAGAAGACCGATTCCAACGCAGCGCTGCTGCTCAAGATGAAAGACTGGTTTGCCCTCATGAACAGATAACAGGAGGATCCGATGGATTCCATTTATGTGGTAGGTCACAGAAATCCGGACACCGATTCCGTTGTTTCCGCCATGGCTTACGCGTCCCTTCAGAATGCCCTGGGCGGCAGCCATCATTACATAGCTGCCCGCTACGGCCATGTCAATACGGAAACCGCTTTCCTGCTGAACCGGTTTGGCTTCCAGCCGCCCGTTCACCTGCGGAGTGTCCGTACCCAGGTTCTGGATATTGACTATGATACCCCTCCCATGATCGGTGCCGGCATTCCTGTTTCCCATGCCTGGAACGTGCTCCACAGCCAGAATGACAGCATTTCCGCCCTTCCGATCATCGAGGAGGACGGCCGGCTTTTCGGCATGGTTACCGCCGGCGCCATGGCCCAGAGCGATATGGATTCCATCGTGAATCCCCATGTTTCCTCTATCCCGGTTTTTAACCTGCTCAGTGCTCTGGAAGGACATGTTATCAACGCTGAAAAGGATATTTTTGATGAGATTTCCGGCGATGTGATCATCGCCCTTCCCGGTGAATCTGCCCAGATCCGTCCTGGTTCCGTTGTCCTTTGCGGAAACCAGAAGGATATGGCCGATCTCGCTATCAGCAACGGAGCGTCCTGCCTGATCTTCTGCGGTTCCTCCCTTGCGGAGACTTACCGTGGCCGTTCATCCTCCACCTGCCTGATCGCCAGTCCCTTTGACGCTTACCGCGCGGCAAGGCTGATTTTCCAGGCCATTCCGGTGGGACGGATTGCCTGCACGGAGGGACTCCGTTTCTTCCACCTGACGGATTATCTGGATGATGTCCGTGAAACCGTGATCCAGAGCCGTTTCCGCTCCTATCCTGTTCTCGATGAGGAGGACAAGGTGGTCGGAACGCTCTCCCGCTATCACCTGATCCGTCCCCGCAGGAAAAAAGTAGTCCTGGTGGACCATAATGAGATGGGTCAGGCTGTCGCCGGTCTGGAGCAGGCGGATATCATCGCGATCATCGACCATCACCGCCTGGCGGATATCCAGACCGGGAATCCCGTGTTCATGCGCAATGAGCCTGTCGGTTCCACTACCTCCATCATAGCCGCCATGTACCAGGAGCACGGCCTCATGCCTTCCCGGAACCTGGCCGGGCTGATGGCAGCCGCTATCATCTCTGATACGGTTATGTTCAAGAGCCCGACCTGCACGCCGCATGACCGTGTGCTGGCGGAACGCCTTGCCCGCCACGCGGGAGTCAACTGTGAAGAGCTTGGCAAGGCGATCTTCTCCCGGGGCGCTTCCGCGGATATGTCGCCGGATGACCTGGTCCGTTATGATCTGAAGGAATTCCACCTGGGAACCCATTCCCTGACGATTTCGCAGATCACCACCGTTGATTCCGAACCATTCCTGAAAAACCGGGACGCGTTCATCGAATCCCTGGATAAGATCCGGAAGGACCGTCATTATGACCTGGCCCTGCTTATGATAACCAACGTTCTGAAGGAAGGTTCTGAGATTCTGTTCTCCGGTGATCCTGAGGCAATTAAAAGCGCCTTTGCTGTGGATGATCTCCATGGAAACCATGTCTTCCTGCCTCAGGTTTTGTCCAGGAAAAAACAGATTGTTCCGGCCCTTTCCCAGATCTGGGGTTAAGAAAAAGCATGAAGCGTTTTCGCTTCATGCTTTCTTTTTTTGTGTCTTATTCCATGATTCCGCTGACGCTGAGCCGTTCACCGTTGTAAGCGAGCCGGACCCGGTATCCGCTCTCATAGATGATTTCGATATCCTCCGGATTCAGCGTGATCCACATGGGACCGTATACATCCGGATCGTTGATCTCGGAACGCCAGAGAATGTTGCCCTCTGTGGAAATGGCCACCGGATCGGGTCCTTCCGTACCGGTGATATACAGGATTCCTGTGTCCGGTCCAACGGTATAAACCGCCGCGTCTCCAAGCGGGCAGGTTGTCTTCGGAATATTCCAGACTTCCGTTCCGTCCATCAGGTCGAGCATCATCAGGCCGTACTGGCTGTCATATACATAAACCTGCGGTTCGTCTTCCGTACCGCCCATAAATGCTTTAAGGCTGCTGTTTTCGCCGGCCTGTTTCACGGATTCGGTATAGCCCCAGATCGGTTCATCATCGATAAAGCAGCCAACCCTCAGGTGCTCCCAGTTTTCGCCGTTATCAACGCTCACCTGGTAGGCAGCGAGCACGGATACGTTGAACTCATGCCAGTCCAGCACAATATCCCCGCCGCCAATGATCTCATCCCGGGTCATGATGTTGCTGTCAGCTTTGCTTTCCGCCGGTTCGAAATCGGGAGCAGGTTCCAGGTATTTCTTCAGGATATAACCTTCCTGCCCGTCATATTCACACTTGATATAAAGTTCTTTCTGCTTTTTGTATTTTCCGCCTGTATACTTGCTGATATTGTTGGAGCAGTACAGCACGATTGCGTTGAGCGGCACCTTCGCCAGCACCTTGCCGGTTTTATCAGGTGTCTCCCGCAGGGAAACATAGTCCTTGCAGCGGATCACGCGCATTGCTCCCAGGTAAAACTGATCCTTTTCAACGGTTTTTCTTTCCGCGGTTGATACGGACCAGGACAGGCAGAGAATCAGGATGAGCAGGATACTGATCAGCTTTTTCATCGATTCTCCCCTTCCGTTATTACGAATTTATGAATATTTTACTCCAAATCTTTCCAATCCACAAGTAAGAACATCAAAAAAACGGTAAAGCCCTTGCCCTGTATTGGTTTACCGATATAATTTGTATGTATACAGTATGCGGCTTCCGGCTGCGGAAAGTGGTGTTTTTATGAATACGGAACTGGTTGTCTTCATTGTCTACCTGTGTTTCATGATCGGTATCGGTGTCTATTTCTTCGTCAAAGGCCGTGGAAGCGGTGAAAAGGAATACTTCCTCGGCGGCCGTAAGATGGGTCCCTGGGTATCCGCTCTTTCCGCCGGCGCTTCCGATATGAGTGCCTGGGTTCTGATGGGTCTCCCCGCTTCCATCTACGCGGCCGGTATCGGTCAGGCCTGTATCGCCATCGGTCTGGCTGTCGGATATGCCCTCAGCTGGATTTTCGAAGCGCCCCGCCTGCGCCGTTTCTCCATCGCTGCGGACGACTCCATTACCCTTCCGCAGTACCTGACAAACCGGTTCAAATCCTCCAGCAAGGCTCTTCAGATCCTCTGTGCCATTATCTTCCTGATCGCCTACACCATCTATGCCGCTTCCAGCGTCAAAGCCTGCGGTACGCTTTTCCAGACTGTCTGCGGCAATATCTTTATTGCGGGCAATGACCTGCTGAATCAGCAGATCTTTATGTATATTGCTGCTGCCATTATTATCGGCTACACATTCATGGGCGGCTTCAGCGCCGTCTGCTGGACAGACTTCTTCCAGGGCCTGCTGATGCTCGGCGCCCTCCTCATCGCTCCCATCTTCGCCCTGGGCCTCATCAGCGGCGGACAGGGACAGATGACCGTTGAAGCCCTGAGCCAGGCCAATCCTGATTACTGGAATCTTTTCCCGGACTGGAAAACCGTGGCTTCCGGCCTTGGCTGGGGTCTTGGTTATTTCGGCATGCCCCATATCATCATCCGCTTCATGTCCGTCCGCAGTGATAAGGACCTTCGCAAGAGCGCGAAGATCGGTATCTCCTGGAACGTGCTGATCATCATCTTCTCTGTGGCCGCCGGATGCATCGGTCATCTTTTCCTGGGAGAAGTTACCGATTCCTCCACCGTTTTCATCCAGATGGTCCGGACCATCTTCCCCGCTGTCATTTCCGGTATTCTGCTTTCCGCCATCCTGGCAGCCGCCATGTCCACCGCGGATTCCCAGCTGCTCTGTGCGTCTTCCGCCTTTGCGTCTGACGTATACAAGCCCGTGATCCGGAAAAACAAGTCAACAGATAAGGAAATGTTCTGGGTCGGCCGTTATGTTGTGTTGATCATCGCCGTTATCGCCGTGCTGATTGCTTCCAATCCCAACAGCCAGAGCATTATGGACCTTGTTTCCAATGCCTGGGGCATCTTCGGCGCCGCCTTTGGTCCGGCTATCCTGCTGAGCCTCTTCTGGAAGCGTTTCACCTTCTGGGGCGCCGTGGCCGGTATCGCTTCCGGTGCGGCTGTTGATATTGCCTGGCTGATCCTGGGTCAGCAGAATCCGGGCAGCATCTTCGGTCTCTATGAGATTATCCCCGGCTTCGTTGTCGGTCTCCTCTTTGCCATCGTCGTTTCCCTGATCGACAAGGCTCCGAAGAAGGAAGTCGAAGACCTGTTCGATCTCGCAGTCTCCGACCAGATTGACTGATCATTTCCCTGAAAACATCACCGGTCCGGTACTTCTGCCGGACCGGTTTTCTGTTCATGAAAAGCAAAAGAAAAGGACGTGCTGTATATCAGCACGTCCATAGGAAACTCATTCAATATTGAAGCGCTTCTTGAAGCGGTCAACACGTCCGCCCGTGTCTACCAGCTTCTGCTTGCCGGTGTAGAAAGGATGGCACTTGGAACAAATATCCACCTTCATCTCTTTCTTGGTAGATCCGGTTTCAAAAGTTTCACCGCATACGCAGCGAACCACGCACTTACCATACTGGGGATGAATATTTTCCTTCATTGCTGTTTCACCTCTTTCGCGTATGCAATGGCGGTTAAACCGCAAAAAGTATATTAACATATTCAGGTCTCCATTGCAAGCATTTTTTGCAAGAATATGCTATAATTCATCTGTCTTTACAGGAGGTGATCCGGGAATGTCTGTCAGGCTCCTTTCCTTTTCCGCGGAGGAACGCGCTGTCTATTCCCTCATCTCTGTCAGTGACGGCCTCATGGCCAAAGAGATCGCTTCCAGGCTGTCGCTTTCCCGTAAGGAAGTGAATCATCTCCTTTTTTCATCCCCGCTCATGCGGGAACTATGCTATGAGGATGATGCCTTCCGGTGGCATGCGCTCATCCGCCAGGGTCCGGTACATGAAGGTCTGTACGAAGTCTCCGGCTGGTACGGAATCGTACGGGAGTTCGTGGACACCGATGAGGAAGAATGGTTATGCTCTTTGCAGGATGGCTGCCGCAGGATCGGCCGGAACCTGAATGATCAGCGTGGGCTGATCCATTCGTTCCTGGACTGCCGTGAAGTCATGCGTTCCCTTTTCCGGGACCTTTCCTCCATGACGGATTCGTCCTTCCTGGACTGGGAAATCGCTTTTGAGCTCCGCCTTAACCGCTCCCGGATGATCCGGATCTATGCGGACGTGCTGGTGATTGCCCCCGGGCATGTATTCAGTCTGGAATTCAAAATGAAGGATAAAGTGGATCCGGATGAAGTCCTGCAGTCCGCCAAGTACTGTCCTTTCCTGGAACTGATCTTCGGTCCCTCCTTTGAGATCATTCCCGCCCTCGTGCTCACCGCGGCTTCCGATTATTTTGACTTTGTGCCCATCGGCAGGACAGATATGGTCCTTCCGGCAGCGTCCGGAGACATGCTTTTTAACGTCTTCAATGAATACCTTGGTTTCCTTGGATGACGTTCCTGTGGCACCGATGTGAAAATTGCGTGAAGCAAAGGGAATACAACGCTTTGTGTCGAAAACCTACTACATTGATTTTTACGAAAGGACACTGATCCTCCTATGAATACACAGCAGGAAAAGAAATTCGATGTTGGCGGCCAGGCCGTCATGGAAGGCGTCATGATGCGCTCTCCAAACGCCACCGCCGTCACTGTCCGTCGTCCCGACGGCACCATGGTCACCAAGCTGACGCCTTTTGTTCCGCTCAAGGAAAAACATCCCTGGATGGGAAAGCCCTTTATCCGGGGTATTATCAACATGGGTACCATGCTTTATTACGGCATGAACACCCTGGAGGATTCCACCAAAATGCTGGGAATGCTGGATGAAGAGCCTACAAAGTTCGAAAAATGGCTTGCCCGGAAGCTCGGTAAAGGCATAGACAAGATCGTGATGGCCTTTGCGATCATCCTGGCCGTCATCCTGTCCGTAGTCCTTTTCATTGCGATTCCTGCCGGGGTGGAAAGTTTGCTCCGGGGTGCCGGTATGTCCACCATCGGCTATACCCTCATCGGCGGCCTGGTGAAGATTATGATTCTCGTCGGGTACATGATCTTCTGTGCCTGCGTGCCGGAAGTCCGCCGTACCTTCCAGTACCATGGTGCTGAACACAAATCCGTGCACTGCCATGA of Aristaeella lactis contains these proteins:
- a CDS encoding DUF1385 domain-containing protein; protein product: MNTQQEKKFDVGGQAVMEGVMMRSPNATAVTVRRPDGTMVTKLTPFVPLKEKHPWMGKPFIRGIINMGTMLYYGMNTLEDSTKMLGMLDEEPTKFEKWLARKLGKGIDKIVMAFAIILAVILSVVLFIAIPAGVESLLRGAGMSTIGYTLIGGLVKIMILVGYMIFCACVPEVRRTFQYHGAEHKSVHCHESSLSLTPGNAQTFSRLHPRCGTAFLLIVFAISILLFLVLNVLVPISNFFVRFLFHLAMLPIVAGVSYEVLMGLAHSNSKIARILRWPGLQMQRLTTREPDESMLECAIVSVNVVLNGIPDHAKRTPEGWAVFTDYRQSEPGYIPPVEEAAEEETDADNADADPAPEA